In Dyadobacter sp. NIV53, a single window of DNA contains:
- the holA gene encoding DNA polymerase III subunit delta, whose translation MAQTPDVVLKEIRSKKYRPLYFLYGDEPYYIDAIADELEKRVVSESEKGFNQFVLYGKDTDVAGVLSYARRYPFMADRQLIMVKDANKLGGIEQKEQLARLEDYALNPLTSTVLILCFQANADERKSYVKAFNNHGVVVQSKKMYDNKLPDWVASFCQTEGVKISPKAVQMIVDNIGNDLKRLTNEIRKIMVNLRVDQGIDAEAVEKFVGISKEYNVFEFQKALATRDVLKANRISTYFAANLKDNPLSPILIILYGFFTKVLLVHASKDKSEKGIAAELGINPFFVKDYNLAARNFPLQKTASVIHYLRECDGRLKGLDGVSIPEGELLKELVFKIVH comes from the coding sequence ATGGCCCAAACGCCGGATGTTGTATTAAAAGAGATAAGAAGCAAGAAATACAGGCCTTTGTATTTTTTGTACGGAGATGAACCCTATTATATTGATGCTATTGCAGATGAGCTGGAAAAAAGAGTTGTATCAGAGTCAGAAAAGGGTTTTAATCAATTCGTATTGTATGGTAAGGATACTGATGTTGCCGGCGTGTTAAGTTATGCACGAAGATATCCATTTATGGCTGACCGACAGCTTATTATGGTGAAAGATGCTAATAAACTGGGAGGTATTGAACAAAAAGAACAACTGGCAAGACTGGAAGATTATGCATTAAATCCACTTACAAGCACAGTTCTTATATTATGTTTCCAAGCCAATGCCGACGAAAGGAAGTCTTATGTAAAAGCTTTCAATAATCATGGTGTGGTGGTCCAGTCCAAAAAAATGTACGACAACAAACTTCCTGACTGGGTTGCTTCATTTTGTCAGACCGAGGGTGTAAAGATAAGTCCTAAGGCTGTGCAAATGATTGTTGATAACATCGGAAATGACCTTAAACGGCTTACGAACGAAATCCGTAAGATCATGGTGAACCTACGCGTGGATCAGGGGATAGATGCCGAAGCTGTTGAAAAATTCGTAGGGATCAGTAAAGAATACAATGTTTTTGAGTTTCAGAAGGCGCTCGCAACCCGCGATGTACTCAAAGCAAACCGGATTTCAACCTACTTTGCTGCCAATTTAAAAGACAACCCTTTGTCGCCAATTCTGATCATTCTCTACGGTTTTTTTACAAAAGTGCTCCTGGTGCATGCAAGCAAAGATAAATCTGAAAAAGGAATAGCCGCTGAACTGGGTATTAATCCATTTTTTGTAAAAGATTACAACCTGGCTGCTAGAAATTTCCCATTACAGAAAACAGCCAGTGTCATTCACTATTTACGCGAATGTGACGGCCGATTAAAAGGCCTGGATGGCGTCAGCATACCTGAAGGAGAATTACTAAAGGAACTGGTTTTTAAAATTGTACATTAA
- a CDS encoding ACP phosphodiesterase, with protein sequence MNFLAHLLLSGDKSAVIMGNYVGDFVKGRLTDEKTVNWNQEYVAGLKLHRHIDMFTDSHPVVREAKNKVAEVHGRIAGIIVDIYFDYFLAKYFNHFCSESLLAYSDRMYTVIQKNEYLIPEAMIPMSRSMIRQDWLNSYATFEGIDLTFNRMSRRADFLVSIKDAGLELRKNEEFYFQKFRTFFPELQEISAAFITENVKRLN encoded by the coding sequence ATGAATTTTTTAGCGCATTTATTGCTGTCAGGAGATAAGAGTGCAGTAATTATGGGAAATTATGTCGGTGATTTTGTCAAAGGACGGCTTACTGACGAGAAGACAGTAAACTGGAATCAGGAGTATGTAGCTGGCCTTAAACTGCATAGGCACATAGACATGTTCACTGATTCCCACCCTGTTGTACGTGAAGCGAAAAATAAGGTTGCGGAAGTTCATGGCAGGATCGCCGGTATAATTGTTGACATTTATTTTGATTATTTTCTGGCTAAATACTTTAATCACTTTTGTTCGGAATCCCTGTTGGCTTATTCTGACAGAATGTATACTGTCATTCAAAAAAATGAATACCTGATTCCCGAAGCAATGATTCCGATGTCCAGGTCTATGATCCGTCAGGATTGGTTAAATAGTTATGCTACTTTTGAAGGTATTGATCTAACCTTTAACAGAATGTCAAGACGCGCAGATTTTCTTGTTTCCATTAAAGATGCGGGATTGGAATTAAGAAAAAATGAAGAATTTTATTTTCAGAAATTCAGGACTTTTTTTCCTGAATTACAGGAAATATCCGCTGCTTTTATTACTGAAAATGTAAAAAGGTTAAATTAG
- a CDS encoding peptidylprolyl isomerase: MKVEKNNVITLKYSLRIPDTDGEMDMVEVVTEEDPMYFIQGVSGLPEGFENQIEGLVAGDTFDFTVEPEEGYGEFDPEAIVELSRQVFQMEDVDQEELLQIGNVIPMTNEDGERMHGQIVEVKDDVVVMNFNHPLAGKKMHFEGQIISIRPATAEEISHGHVHGEGGVHHH, encoded by the coding sequence ATGAAAGTCGAAAAAAATAACGTGATCACGTTAAAATATAGCCTGCGCATACCCGATACGGATGGGGAAATGGACATGGTAGAAGTTGTAACGGAAGAAGATCCAATGTATTTTATACAGGGTGTGAGCGGATTACCCGAAGGTTTCGAAAACCAGATTGAAGGCCTTGTTGCAGGTGATACTTTTGATTTTACCGTTGAGCCGGAAGAAGGATACGGAGAGTTTGACCCGGAAGCCATTGTTGAACTTTCACGCCAGGTATTCCAGATGGAAGATGTAGATCAGGAAGAACTACTTCAGATTGGTAATGTGATCCCAATGACGAACGAAGACGGCGAACGTATGCATGGCCAGATCGTTGAAGTCAAAGACGATGTTGTAGTTATGAATTTTAACCATCCGCTGGCTGGTAAAAAAATGCATTTTGAAGGTCAGATAATTTCCATTCGTCCGGCAACTGCTGAAGAAATAAGCCATGGACACGTACACGGAGAGGGCGGCGTTCACCATCATTGA
- a CDS encoding dCMP deaminase family protein — translation MTLLTTNSKPEFAEIYMELAINLARRSHCIKAQVGAVLTKDTRIISIGYNGPPAGTHNCDEEFPETGCPRDAKGSCSLALHAEQNAILFAVKNGSNIEGSTLFVTLAPCIACARVIYTMKIKKVIFLHSYAAYKGIAIEEGVEFLKRFGVEVEQYKAD, via the coding sequence ATGACTTTATTAACAACGAATTCCAAGCCTGAATTTGCCGAGATATACATGGAACTGGCCATAAATCTTGCCAGGCGTTCCCATTGTATAAAAGCACAGGTAGGTGCTGTACTTACCAAGGATACCCGTATTATTTCAATCGGTTATAACGGCCCTCCCGCAGGAACGCATAATTGCGACGAGGAATTTCCCGAGACCGGTTGTCCGAGAGATGCAAAAGGAAGCTGCTCACTTGCATTACATGCAGAACAGAATGCCATTCTTTTTGCTGTTAAAAATGGTTCGAATATTGAAGGATCTACGCTATTTGTAACGCTGGCCCCATGTATTGCGTGTGCAAGGGTTATTTATACAATGAAAATTAAAAAAGTAATTTTCCTGCATTCTTACGCTGCATACAAAGGAATTGCAATTGAGGAAGGTGTCGAATTTCTAAAAAGATTCGGAGTAGAAGTAGAGCAGTACAAAGCAGATTAA
- a CDS encoding ComEC/Rec2 family competence protein — MSGILLKECLIFDSALISKVLLGLLIAVAAIAFYCYQKKSHFYFGTAFSLFLVIGGALSSSLQNCRLEADQLALTEKDYSAYEAIVKSLPEKRSKSIRLEILVTRMLHEKLWIKADVKALVSIAVDAAMVPKPGDYMIVNGRLDKPVKSLNPEEFDYRRYLWNKGIVWTDYLPEDSYSVLTSENQSYRPGLWSTAVSEWADRKFRDNIKNDDSYGLVKAMLLGRRDDLGSDQIDDYTVSGTIHILSVSGMHVAILFMVISKLFGWLKRWKTGKYAYLLVVTALLCFYALVTGLVPSVQRATLMCIVFIISEAFSRKQTSMNTLAISGILILILDPHALYDVGFQLSFLAMSGIFLLYESIDSIWKPSNFLLKYVWQITALSFAAQLATFPLSLFYFHQFPFYFWLINPFVIFFTNFLLPASMALLFASLLHIDWLQFVVNFWVEASAYLTNISVSVPKLLPGYLIENLYLDRVEVMILYLVLTAVWYSYYKQEYLVLKRSCVIVVLFVVYSLSASIQTYLSAAAIIHSVPRHSVMSFKIGNKLFISSDEAFQRDVDSYKFHIKNYAISQGITETVYLQKDQNLKSGRLNVANMPAGKLISWRGKIIYHGNFINSALPIDYELITGGKFRKSETVSLPDKRTMFLLGGEIRGRKKEKWTAYLSGQNYKIYDLSEGSLLLH; from the coding sequence ATGTCAGGCATTCTTCTCAAAGAGTGCCTGATTTTTGATTCAGCCTTAATTAGCAAGGTTTTACTTGGATTATTAATTGCGGTTGCGGCCATTGCTTTCTACTGTTACCAAAAGAAATCTCATTTTTATTTTGGAACAGCCTTCTCACTGTTTCTGGTAATCGGAGGCGCATTATCCTCCTCTTTGCAAAATTGCCGGCTTGAAGCGGACCAGCTTGCTTTAACTGAAAAGGATTATTCCGCTTACGAAGCAATTGTAAAATCCCTGCCTGAAAAACGGTCAAAATCCATTCGATTGGAAATCCTGGTTACACGAATGCTTCATGAAAAGTTATGGATTAAAGCAGATGTAAAAGCACTCGTAAGCATCGCTGTTGACGCAGCGATGGTACCAAAACCGGGTGATTATATGATTGTGAATGGCCGCCTGGACAAACCGGTAAAATCACTTAATCCGGAAGAATTTGATTACCGGCGCTATTTATGGAATAAAGGAATTGTTTGGACGGATTATTTACCGGAGGACTCTTATTCTGTTTTAACTTCCGAAAATCAATCTTACCGGCCCGGATTGTGGAGCACTGCTGTTTCCGAGTGGGCCGACCGGAAATTTCGGGATAATATCAAAAATGATGACTCGTACGGCCTGGTCAAAGCGATGTTATTGGGCCGGAGAGATGATCTTGGCTCTGACCAGATTGATGATTATACTGTTTCCGGTACAATTCATATTCTATCTGTTTCGGGAATGCATGTTGCGATATTGTTTATGGTGATAAGCAAGTTATTTGGCTGGTTAAAACGTTGGAAAACTGGAAAATATGCCTACCTGTTAGTTGTAACGGCATTGCTTTGCTTTTATGCATTGGTAACAGGTTTGGTTCCATCTGTTCAGCGAGCTACATTAATGTGCATCGTATTTATTATTTCCGAAGCGTTCAGCCGAAAGCAGACTTCAATGAACACCCTGGCGATTTCCGGCATATTAATACTGATATTAGATCCGCATGCTTTGTATGATGTTGGATTTCAGTTGTCCTTCCTGGCAATGTCAGGTATTTTCTTATTGTATGAATCAATAGATAGTATTTGGAAGCCTTCTAATTTCTTATTAAAATATGTTTGGCAAATTACAGCATTGTCCTTTGCAGCCCAGCTTGCTACATTCCCGTTAAGCTTGTTTTATTTCCATCAATTCCCGTTTTATTTCTGGCTCATCAATCCTTTTGTAATTTTCTTCACCAATTTTTTGTTGCCGGCCTCCATGGCTTTGCTTTTTGCAAGTTTACTTCATATCGATTGGTTGCAATTTGTTGTGAATTTCTGGGTAGAAGCATCAGCTTATTTAACCAATATTTCAGTTTCAGTTCCTAAATTATTACCAGGATATCTGATTGAAAACTTGTATCTGGATAGGGTAGAGGTAATGATTTTATATCTTGTTTTAACTGCAGTATGGTATAGTTACTATAAGCAGGAATATTTAGTTTTGAAGCGTAGTTGTGTCATCGTTGTACTTTTTGTGGTTTATTCTTTATCAGCCAGCATACAAACTTATCTTTCAGCAGCCGCCATTATACATTCAGTACCCAGGCATTCTGTCATGAGCTTTAAAATAGGAAATAAGCTTTTTATTTCAAGCGACGAAGCTTTTCAACGGGATGTCGATTCTTATAAATTTCACATCAAAAATTACGCAATTAGCCAGGGAATCACTGAAACAGTTTACTTACAAAAAGATCAAAATTTAAAGTCGGGCAGATTAAATGTGGCTAATATGCCAGCAGGTAAACTGATATCGTGGAGGGGAAAAATAATTTACCACGGCAATTTTATCAATTCTGCATTACCAATTGATTATGAACTTATTACCGGTGGAAAATTCAGAAAATCAGAAACTGTTTCGTTACCTGATAAGCGAACCATGTTTTTACTGGGAGGTGAAATCCGTGGCAGAAAAAAGGAAAAATGGACTGCTTACCTTTCCGGCCAGAATTACAAAATTTATGACCTTTCAGAAGGTTCTTTGTTATTGCATTGA
- a CDS encoding M43 family zinc metalloprotease, translating into MAVSAKAQTTDPALIRCVTTERDSIKFLRNPALLKRRQETERLIQNYIKSDSRLRTSANEVITIPVIIHVVHSQADNQIGGTNNSNISDEQIQSQIDVLNEDYSNQSGYKGFYTDSLAVDTGIRFKLIDIVRTYNDQAQFSPLTDDKLLATISPPWLTSRYLNIWVCRLSNRYLGVAQFPVVTEVNDLTQGLSTTDEDEDGPLTDGVIIDSRYFGRNSSGNSGTIYNLGRTTTHEVGHWLGLYHIWGLSNCGTDYCSDTPRAENANETTDTSCQPKFSTCNGPVSRNMIENYMDYSPDVCMSVFTGDQKNRMHAALALSPRRAKLVEFASKTDANLTVDIYPNPVSDFLNADIYAPDYTGLSVSIINASGIKMTDEVKNWTYINVKNYPAGIYFLRVNTANDMVTKRFFIP; encoded by the coding sequence ATGGCTGTATCGGCCAAAGCGCAGACCACTGACCCGGCGTTAATTCGCTGTGTTACAACAGAGCGCGACTCAATAAAATTTTTAAGAAATCCTGCATTGTTAAAACGAAGGCAGGAGACAGAGAGGCTCATTCAAAATTATATTAAGAGCGATTCAAGGTTACGGACTTCCGCAAATGAAGTAATTACTATTCCGGTAATCATACATGTTGTACATAGTCAGGCGGACAATCAGATTGGCGGAACAAATAATTCCAATATCTCAGACGAACAGATCCAGAGCCAGATTGATGTTTTGAACGAGGATTATTCCAATCAGTCCGGTTACAAAGGTTTTTATACCGATTCGCTTGCCGTTGATACAGGAATCCGCTTTAAATTGATTGATATTGTCCGTACTTACAATGACCAGGCTCAGTTCAGTCCACTTACAGATGATAAATTACTGGCAACCATTTCGCCTCCGTGGCTTACGAGCCGCTATTTAAATATTTGGGTTTGCAGGTTGTCAAATCGTTATCTTGGCGTAGCACAATTTCCTGTTGTAACTGAAGTTAATGACCTCACACAAGGTTTGTCCACAACGGATGAAGACGAGGATGGTCCACTAACAGATGGAGTTATTATTGATTCAAGATATTTTGGCAGAAATTCTTCCGGTAATTCCGGGACGATTTATAATCTGGGAAGGACTACAACACATGAAGTAGGACATTGGCTTGGTCTTTATCATATCTGGGGACTGTCAAACTGTGGAACGGATTATTGCAGCGATACGCCACGAGCAGAAAATGCCAATGAAACAACGGATACTTCCTGTCAGCCCAAATTCTCAACCTGTAATGGTCCGGTCTCGCGGAATATGATCGAGAATTACATGGATTATTCTCCGGATGTATGTATGAGTGTTTTTACGGGTGATCAAAAAAACAGAATGCATGCGGCACTGGCTTTGAGCCCGAGAAGGGCAAAATTAGTTGAATTTGCGAGTAAGACTGACGCCAATTTAACTGTTGATATTTATCCGAATCCGGTGAGTGATTTCCTGAACGCCGATATTTATGCTCCTGATTATACTGGTCTATCTGTAAGTATCATTAATGCAAGTGGAATTAAGATGACGGATGAAGTTAAAAACTGGACTTATATCAATGTAAAAAATTATCCTGCTGGTATTTACTTTTTGCGAGTTAATACTGCGAATGACATGGTAACCAAACGTTTTTTTATTCCTTAG